The Salinibaculum sp. SYNS191 genome has a window encoding:
- the cas7d gene encoding type I-D CRISPR-associated protein Cas7/Csc2 produces the protein MSTNATTAIDFPEKGFIDQYQFYMRRRPSVTLAVQRDVVDPLLIRNTEQDRAETQIIADTTRAQSNPEKFTTKERLTGLDLLRQLDDGDDLIAEEYAYNEPPTLENAINMDAVTYGITGTGDQDYGMKSRLFAGYTYTTGEYDVMNAETRNKAFESGTMTDEEGEHSQGLYEQVRVQPGNTFMHFLTLEAGTPAMLAYVLHNVLNTHGYGARETRSGKTIENSIRALVVADQPALLSVGEFLEGYDPDPDHEDIGDALGHYLRAQERANWDVYGDEKVSDVESFPEWFSTLQAVSGRERDDATQILRELLVSDTAAARENIPELD, from the coding sequence ATGAGCACAAACGCTACCACCGCCATCGACTTCCCGGAGAAAGGCTTCATCGACCAGTATCAGTTCTACATGCGGCGTCGACCATCTGTCACGCTCGCCGTTCAACGTGACGTCGTCGATCCGCTGCTCATCCGCAATACTGAGCAGGACCGTGCTGAGACGCAGATAATTGCTGATACTACCCGTGCCCAGTCGAACCCAGAGAAATTCACCACGAAAGAGCGTCTGACTGGACTTGACCTGCTCCGCCAACTCGACGACGGAGACGATCTCATCGCGGAAGAGTACGCCTACAATGAACCCCCTACCTTGGAGAACGCCATCAACATGGATGCCGTGACATACGGTATCACCGGCACGGGTGATCAGGACTACGGCATGAAGTCACGGCTGTTCGCGGGCTACACCTACACGACAGGCGAATACGACGTGATGAATGCCGAAACACGGAATAAAGCCTTCGAGTCCGGCACGATGACCGACGAAGAAGGTGAACATTCGCAGGGGCTGTACGAGCAGGTCCGCGTCCAGCCAGGAAACACGTTCATGCACTTCCTAACACTGGAAGCCGGGACGCCAGCGATGCTTGCGTACGTCCTGCACAATGTTTTGAACACCCACGGGTACGGAGCGCGTGAAACTCGGAGCGGGAAGACTATCGAGAACAGTATTCGGGCGCTTGTCGTGGCCGACCAGCCAGCACTACTGTCCGTTGGTGAATTCCTCGAGGGGTACGACCCCGACCCAGACCACGAAGACATCGGTGACGCTCTCGGGCACTACCTCCGTGCACAGGAGCGGGCAAACTGGGACGTGTACGGCGATGAGAAAGTCAGCGATGTAGAGTCGTTCCCCGAGTGGTTCTCCACGCTCCAGGCTGTTTCTGGACGGGAACGCGACGACGCAACCCAGATCCTACGTGAGTTGCTTGTCAGCGATACCGCAGCCGCACGGGAGAACATCCCCGAACTCGACTGA